From Methanobacterium formicicum, one genomic window encodes:
- a CDS encoding MFS transporter, producing the protein MDSTPKNTAEVSVERCALVLVIIGSVLIPFMGSSLSLILPLIQNELAVNILLLGWIPTAFTLANAALVLPFGRLADIHGRKKIFTAGFVVYTLASLLASVSTSGLALIIFSFLQGAGCALIFATGVALLISIFPPEKRGRVLGIEISAVYIGLFLGPLLGGFLAQSLGWRSIFLINVPIGLFALVLLLTRFKGEWKGSEGEKFDLVGSLIYALSLSSLMYGFSALNEVTGKVFLLSGLVGMALFFRVIKDSPNPIISLKIFKNKLTRFSGSALLLVTIGTSAMWTLLSLYLQNLRGLDTISTALILAVQPLAVALLSPVVGRWIDKRDNKRIILLGAVVCTIGLLILAFSGLETPLFQVVVGLLLVGVGLGLFSAPTNQNFLGSLTSKFYGVGSATLSTMIFIGQTLSLGILLLILTGFLGNVEIAPSNYPLFMEGLNVSFYIFAAISALGAVLTYIGVYRSDARVNN; encoded by the coding sequence ATGGATTCAACCCCAAAAAACACTGCAGAAGTATCTGTGGAAAGGTGTGCACTGGTCCTGGTAATCATCGGTTCTGTACTGATACCATTCATGGGATCATCCCTAAGTTTAATTCTCCCCCTTATCCAGAATGAACTGGCGGTGAACATACTGCTCCTGGGATGGATACCCACAGCCTTTACCCTGGCTAACGCTGCACTGGTACTGCCCTTTGGCCGGCTGGCGGATATACACGGCCGTAAAAAAATATTCACTGCTGGTTTTGTAGTTTACACCCTGGCATCTCTGCTGGCCAGTGTTTCCACTTCGGGGCTGGCCCTGATTATTTTCAGTTTCCTGCAGGGAGCAGGATGTGCCCTGATATTCGCCACCGGGGTGGCCCTTTTGATCTCCATTTTTCCCCCGGAAAAAAGGGGCCGAGTACTGGGGATTGAGATCAGTGCGGTGTATATTGGCCTATTCCTGGGACCCCTCCTGGGAGGTTTTCTGGCCCAGAGTTTAGGTTGGAGGAGTATTTTTCTCATAAACGTGCCTATTGGCCTATTTGCCCTGGTCCTGTTATTAACCCGGTTTAAAGGAGAGTGGAAGGGTTCGGAAGGTGAAAAATTCGACCTGGTGGGGTCACTGATCTATGCACTTTCCCTTTCCAGTTTAATGTACGGGTTCTCCGCCCTAAACGAGGTTACAGGGAAAGTGTTTCTCCTTTCTGGTTTGGTGGGGATGGCACTCTTCTTTAGAGTAATTAAGGACTCCCCTAATCCTATTATTTCCCTTAAAATTTTTAAAAACAAACTTACCCGTTTTTCAGGGTCCGCTCTTCTCCTGGTGACCATTGGAACCTCGGCAATGTGGACACTCCTCAGCCTTTACCTGCAGAACCTGCGGGGTCTGGACACCATTAGCACCGCCTTGATCCTGGCGGTCCAGCCACTGGCCGTGGCCCTCTTATCTCCAGTGGTGGGGCGCTGGATTGACAAAAGAGATAATAAAAGAATTATTCTCTTAGGAGCAGTTGTATGCACCATAGGATTATTAATTCTCGCCTTTTCGGGTCTTGAAACTCCCCTCTTCCAGGTAGTTGTCGGATTACTCCTGGTCGGTGTGGGATTAGGTTTGTTTTCAGCACCTACCAATCAAAATTTCCTGGGATCATTAACCAGTAAATTCTACGGTGTGGGATCCGCCACCCTCTCCACCATGATTTTCATTGGCCAGACCCTGAGCCTGGGAATCCTTTTGTTAATCTTAACGGGCTTCCTGGGCAATGTGGAAATAGCACCTTCCAATTATCCCCTCTTCATGGAAGGCCTTAATGTATCCTTCTATATATTTGCCGCCATCAGTGCATTAGGGGCAGTTTTAACATATATAGGGGTGTATAGGTCAGATGCACGTGTGAATAATTAA